One window of Desulfobacca acetoxidans DSM 11109 genomic DNA carries:
- a CDS encoding TadE family protein, with protein MRKAQEGAAAVEFAVILPIFLLLMLGIIDFGNLFYQMHAVNEAARAAARYATTHQNLAGISTDVANFVQTNYGDQFQVSVSPPVSKGNITVTVTTTVTISTPIISSFFPSNPYTVTGRCVMGLEN; from the coding sequence ATGAGGAAAGCGCAGGAAGGTGCAGCAGCAGTGGAGTTTGCTGTAATTCTGCCGATATTCTTATTGCTTATGCTGGGGATTATAGACTTTGGGAACTTATTTTATCAAATGCATGCAGTCAACGAGGCTGCCCGGGCGGCAGCGAGATATGCCACCACTCATCAAAATCTGGCAGGTATTTCCACAGATGTTGCTAATTTTGTTCAAACCAATTATGGCGATCAATTTCAGGTGTCAGTAAGCCCCCCGGTTTCCAAAGGCAATATCACGGTGACAGTGACCACTACTGTCACTATAAGTACCCCAATCATCAGTTCATTTTTTCCCAGTAATCCCTATACCGTTACCGGCAGATGCGTAATGGGACTGGAAAATTAA